AGATATTCAGTACAGCCATAGAATTACGAAGCGCTTCCATTGTGGTTGCTCACAATCATCCATCGGGCAATCTGGAACCGAGCAAAGAAGATCGGGATATTACATACCGACTTCAGGAAGCCGGCATCCTGTTGGGAATAGAATTGCTGGATCATGTTGTGTTCTCTCATTCAGGCTATTTCAGTTTCCTGGAGGAAGGGGAAATATAAAAGGAATTTGTTAGTCCATAAAATAGAAATCGGAAAGCTGACCTTCAAGTTTAAGCCCATTTCGGGAAAGGACTTTTGCGGAACCCGGATTTGAATCAACGACCCATCTCCCCGAATAAATGGTTAATTCTACTTGGTCTTTTTCAATTCAGAAAGAAGCTCTTTCAGATTTACTGTGGCGTATGTCGATGCATAATCAGAAACTGCATAGGGAATGATCAGGTCTTCATTATGAATCATGGAGCCGCAGGAATAAACTACATTGGGAACATAACCTTCTCTCTCCCGCTCGTTAGGTGCCAACAGAGGGAATTCCAGCCGGCCGATTTCAACTTTGGGCTGCTCCAGATCCATAAGAACAGCTCCCAGAACATATTCTCTCATAGGGCCTACAGCGTGAGTGATGATCAGCCAGCCATCCTCAGTCTCAATAGGCGATCCGCAATTCCCGATCTGAATATATTCCCAGGAGTAATGAGGAGATTGAAAAAGAAAGGCTTCATTCCAGATATTAATATTATCGGAAAAGGAGATGTAGTTGTTGCACCCGTCCATACGGCACAGCATGGCATACTTTCCATCGATTTTACGGGGAAAAAGAGCCATCCCTTTATTCTTGGCTATATGACCATGAAGCGGAAGGACTTTAAAATGATAAAAGTCTTTTGTTTCAATAAGTTTGGGCATAATTGACATACCGTCATACGCCGTATAAGTAGCGTAATAAATGACTTGCCCGTCATCATCAAAAAACTTCACAAATCGGGCATCTTCTATGCCGCTCCGTTCTGTTGAAGATATGGGGAATATAACCCTTTCGCATATGGCCGAATCCATGGAGAATTCAATTTCGTAGTGAGATGAGGCCAGCCACATGATCTGATTGAATGCCAGCTCTTTATCCAGCGGGAAATTATACTTTTTTATGGCTTCCCTTACACAGGTCTCTAATTCACCATATGTAAACGTATCGCCAAGCGTTCCCAGTATTTCCTCCGGAGGGACAATGCTGTGAATGTCCTGCATTTCATAAAGTTTTTCCAGAAAGATCTGTTTGTTATAAATAAACCGTTTAATTCTTTCCGCCTCCGCCAGCATATTTCCCACAGGTTCAAGAGTCAGATTGCTCTCCCTATCCAGTATGCCGGCACGGAATACAATAGAAGAGATATGCCCCTCTCCCGTTGCGCGAAAACTGAGATTCACCCTTTTTTCTCCGGGGAGGATTCCTGACTGATCGGGGGATTCAACTATGGAAGGATTGAAAAAGGCAGCCGCTTCTATGGAGTATTCCATAGTGAAATAGGCGCCGATAAGTGCTCTCCGTGTAATATCAAGATCTGATGGATTCAAACCGATCTTTTCAAACAAACCGCCTAACTGGAGAAAATGTTTTTCAAAAATCCTGGAGATATTCCTGTGGCGCCTTGAGTACTTTCTCAGTACCTGATTCAATTTATCCTTTGTCTCTTTTTCACTTAGCTGAAGAACCCGCTTTATAACCGTTCGGCTTCTTTCATCATTCGTGTAGAGGAACCTGGCTATAACTCTTGAGGAATCCGGCTTGAACTCGACATCTCTTCTTTTGACATTTATCTGCATCTCTGCCCCTTTCTTCAAAGAAGAACTCCATCCCGCATGCTCTATAAGTTTAAGCCATTAACGGTATAAATAAGCAACCTTAAATAAAAGTTTCAATATATCCGACAGTTTTCCCGAAATTGCCTTAAACTTAAAATTGATATTGTTTCCGGATTTATTAATGCGGCGACTTATCCAGAGGATGCCAACGTGCATACTGGAAACAGATCACTAAAAAAAATTGCCGTCGTAATCGCTCACCCCGATGACGAAACCCTATGGGCAGGCGGATCTCTTTTAATCACAAGCTTTGAAAGTTGTTTTATTCTCAGTCTATGCCGCGCCGGAGATGATGACCGAAGACACAGATTTTTCAGAGCGCTAAAAGAATTCGGAGCAACGGGAGCAATGGCGGATCTCGATGACGGCCCCGGACAGACCCCACTTACACCCGGTCTCATATGCCATACAATCCTGGAAAAACTACCTTCGATTTCCTTCGACCGGATCTACACCCACAGCCCCCGCGGAGAATACACCAGGCATCTCCGCCATGAGGAAACGGGAAGAGCTTTGCTACAGCTATGGATTAAAAAAGATGTGAAAGCTAGTGAAGTCTGTTTATTCGCCTATGAAGACGGCTGTCATAAGTACCTGCCGAGGCCGATAAGCGAAGCACAGATTACTCTCCCCCTTCCCGAAGAGATCTGGCGCAGAAAATACCGAATTATCAGAGAAATCTACAATTTTGGAAACAATACATTTGAGGCAAAAACTACCCCCCGCGTCGAGGCGTTCTGGCTTGTTCCCAATCGCATCTCAGCCCGGCAATGGCTGAATGACACAAGGAGTCACCATGAAAGTTCTGGTCCTATATGAGTTTCCACCCTCTCCGGGAGGCTTGGCCACACAGGGAGATCTGCTCTACAAAGGTTTGATCGAGATGGGAATAGATGCCCATGCCGCACACTTCGAGTCTGAACAGGAAAAGGAATGGTATTACCGATGGTTCCGGCCTGATGTGGTTGCCGGAGTGGGGTTCTGGGGGTATTCGCCTCAAATAATCATTCATCCCCAGTCATTCGGACTGACGGCTGTACCGTGGCTTGTTGCCGATGGCTATATCGCCAATTATCAGGATATCCTCAACAAGCTCCCTCTGATTTTTGTTAC
The Spirochaeta isovalerica genome window above contains:
- a CDS encoding glycoside hydrolase family 130 protein, with product MKKGAEMQINVKRRDVEFKPDSSRVIARFLYTNDERSRTVIKRVLQLSEKETKDKLNQVLRKYSRRHRNISRIFEKHFLQLGGLFEKIGLNPSDLDITRRALIGAYFTMEYSIEAAAFFNPSIVESPDQSGILPGEKRVNLSFRATGEGHISSIVFRAGILDRESNLTLEPVGNMLAEAERIKRFIYNKQIFLEKLYEMQDIHSIVPPEEILGTLGDTFTYGELETCVREAIKKYNFPLDKELAFNQIMWLASSHYEIEFSMDSAICERVIFPISSTERSGIEDARFVKFFDDDGQVIYYATYTAYDGMSIMPKLIETKDFYHFKVLPLHGHIAKNKGMALFPRKIDGKYAMLCRMDGCNNYISFSDNINIWNEAFLFQSPHYSWEYIQIGNCGSPIETEDGWLIITHAVGPMREYVLGAVLMDLEQPKVEIGRLEFPLLAPNEREREGYVPNVVYSCGSMIHNEDLIIPYAVSDYASTYATVNLKELLSELKKTK
- a CDS encoding PIG-L family deacetylase, yielding MHTGNRSLKKIAVVIAHPDDETLWAGGSLLITSFESCFILSLCRAGDDDRRHRFFRALKEFGATGAMADLDDGPGQTPLTPGLICHTILEKLPSISFDRIYTHSPRGEYTRHLRHEETGRALLQLWIKKDVKASEVCLFAYEDGCHKYLPRPISEAQITLPLPEEIWRRKYRIIREIYNFGNNTFEAKTTPRVEAFWLVPNRISARQWLNDTRSHHESSGPI
- a CDS encoding JAB domain-containing protein — protein: MLTYRDVYPLLSHYGDRHQEYFFCICLNGAHEVIDVKTVSKGILNRAIIHPREIFSTAIELRSASIVVAHNHPSGNLEPSKEDRDITYRLQEAGILLGIELLDHVVFSHSGYFSFLEEGEI